In the genome of Balneolaceae bacterium, one region contains:
- a CDS encoding UpxY family transcription antiterminator — MNTDLPGNSFSQKSDSPEGPNRDWYACYPEPRHEKKASERLDENHLFEIFYPLKEERVKWSDRWKTVVKPWIPGYLLAKVTEKERLNLLQYPSVFRSVCWKGKLAVIREEEIETVKRITGHPDVEDIQLEQISPGDRVKIDSGELRDMNGVVVHIKGIGRVYCSSLCIVI, encoded by the coding sequence ATGAACACAGATTTACCAGGAAACTCCTTTTCCCAAAAATCAGATTCACCAGAAGGGCCAAACCGAGATTGGTACGCATGTTACCCGGAACCCCGCCATGAAAAAAAGGCCTCCGAACGGCTGGATGAGAACCATCTTTTTGAAATTTTTTATCCCCTGAAGGAGGAGCGCGTGAAGTGGAGCGACCGCTGGAAGACGGTGGTGAAGCCCTGGATACCGGGGTACCTGCTTGCAAAGGTAACCGAAAAAGAAAGGCTGAACCTCTTGCAGTATCCCTCGGTGTTTCGATCTGTTTGCTGGAAAGGAAAACTCGCCGTAATCCGGGAGGAGGAAATTGAAACGGTAAAACGGATTACCGGCCATCCGGATGTGGAGGATATTCAGTTAGAACAGATCTCCCCCGGCGACCGCGTGAAAATCGATTCCGGCGAACTGCGGGATATGAACGGTGTAGTTGTACATATAAAAGGGATCGGGCGTGTGTACTGCTCGAGTCTCTGCATAGTAATATGA
- a CDS encoding PIN domain-containing protein produces MCIDTAPFIYFMEAHPHYGKIVKKIFNDIERGEVEAITTNITLLEVLVHPYRTGNEKLAAQYRDILLNSEGLTTFEVNHEISDQAAKLRAAYAIRTPDAIQISTAVIHNADVFLTNDEALKKISEINVVCLND; encoded by the coding sequence GTGTGTATTGACACCGCTCCATTTATCTATTTTATGGAGGCACACCCGCATTATGGAAAGATTGTAAAGAAGATCTTTAATGATATTGAAAGGGGAGAAGTTGAAGCTATAACAACAAATATAACCCTATTGGAAGTTCTGGTTCATCCATACAGAACGGGTAATGAAAAATTAGCCGCACAATACAGAGATATTTTATTGAATTCTGAAGGTTTGACCACGTTTGAAGTGAATCATGAAATTTCAGACCAAGCTGCAAAATTAAGAGCTGCATATGCAATACGAACACCGGATGCTATACAAATATCCACTGCTGTCATTCATAATGCAGATGTTTTTTTAACCAACGATGAAGCTTTAAAAAAGATTTCAGAAATAAACGTTGTATGCCTCAATGATTAA
- a CDS encoding ABC transporter ATP-binding protein, which produces MYIIFALTLLTALAEGLGISLLLPLIEAADSATADYDNLAMQAINAVLSFFGASDSISTILIFIGIVFVGKGLLKFAEGGYKGYLESQLMRELKTKMYDAYNSMDYRYFIQRNTGHFINVINGQIQQSIGSFNKFLTFLTQVIMAASYLVFAFFITWNFALMAIGVGAILLILFKTLNVYVTKLSRKTAREASNLNKFLVQTLQAFKYITSTGQNDHLRESVIESVHKLAGYRMRQQIANAFTTAIKEPVSIVFMIGIVAIQVFWLGASIGPIAVALLLFHRGMRATITVQESWQGTMNVIGSLEMVEEEFTATSESVEIDGEVDIGPLSKEIRFESVNFAYDMKEETVIQDLSLTIPVNQTVALVGESGAGKTTLADLLTLMLRPQSGDIYIDGVSGRDIQRLSWRKQIGYVSQETVVFDDTIANNISLWKGDYANDPEMRKRVEEAARKAYADIFIQDLPDGFETVVGDRGVRLSGGQRQRLFIARELFKEPNLLILDEATSALDSESEQYIQEGIDGLKGSLTVVMIAHRFVYNPECGYHLCIRSRKVD; this is translated from the coding sequence ATGTACATCATTTTTGCTTTGACTCTTCTTACGGCCCTGGCTGAAGGCCTCGGCATCTCCCTTCTGCTGCCGCTCATTGAAGCCGCGGACTCTGCCACAGCCGATTACGACAACCTGGCCATGCAGGCGATTAACGCTGTTCTCTCTTTTTTTGGAGCCTCAGATTCCATCAGTACCATTCTCATCTTTATCGGGATTGTATTTGTCGGGAAAGGGCTTCTGAAATTTGCCGAAGGCGGATATAAAGGATACCTGGAATCTCAGCTCATGCGGGAGTTGAAAACCAAAATGTATGACGCTTACAACAGCATGGACTACCGCTACTTTATCCAGCGAAACACCGGGCATTTTATTAATGTGATTAACGGACAGATTCAGCAATCCATCGGCTCTTTTAATAAGTTTTTGACGTTTCTCACCCAGGTAATTATGGCTGCCAGTTACCTGGTGTTTGCTTTCTTTATCACCTGGAATTTTGCACTCATGGCGATAGGTGTGGGTGCGATTCTTTTAATTCTTTTCAAAACGCTGAATGTTTATGTGACCAAACTGTCCAGGAAAACGGCCAGGGAAGCTTCCAACCTGAACAAGTTCCTGGTGCAGACGCTCCAGGCGTTCAAGTATATCACCTCCACCGGGCAGAACGATCACCTGCGGGAAAGTGTGATTGAGAGCGTTCATAAACTGGCCGGGTACCGGATGCGCCAGCAGATTGCCAATGCCTTTACCACGGCGATTAAAGAGCCGGTATCCATTGTGTTTATGATCGGCATTGTGGCGATCCAGGTGTTCTGGCTGGGGGCATCCATCGGGCCGATAGCCGTGGCGCTTCTGCTCTTTCACCGGGGGATGCGTGCCACGATTACCGTGCAGGAGAGCTGGCAGGGGACGATGAATGTGATCGGCTCGCTGGAGATGGTGGAGGAGGAGTTTACAGCTACATCTGAAAGTGTAGAGATAGACGGCGAAGTGGATATCGGCCCGCTTTCGAAGGAGATTCGGTTTGAGAGCGTTAATTTTGCGTATGATATGAAGGAAGAAACGGTGATTCAGGATCTCTCTCTCACCATTCCGGTCAATCAAACGGTTGCCCTGGTGGGAGAATCGGGAGCCGGTAAAACGACACTGGCCGATCTGTTAACACTGATGCTGAGGCCGCAATCGGGCGATATTTATATAGACGGCGTTTCTGGTAGAGATATTCAGAGATTGTCCTGGCGGAAACAGATCGGGTACGTTTCCCAGGAAACGGTAGTTTTTGACGATACGATTGCCAACAATATCTCCCTCTGGAAAGGCGATTACGCTAATGATCCGGAGATGCGAAAACGTGTTGAGGAAGCGGCCCGAAAAGCATACGCGGATATTTTTATTCAAGATCTGCCGGACGGATTTGAAACGGTTGTGGGAGATCGCGGCGTCAGGCTCTCAGGTGGCCAACGGCAACGCTTGTTTATAGCACGCGAACTCTTTAAGGAACCCAATCTTTTAATTTTGGACGAAGCCACCAGTGCACTTGATTCCGAATCGGAGCAGTATATCCAGGAAGGGATTGACGGACTGAAAGGATCGCTGACTGTGGTGATGATTGCACACCGGTTTGTCTACAATCCAGAATGCGGATATCATTTATGTATTAGATCACGGAAAGTTGATTGA